TTATCTCTCCTCTTGAATTTTGGTTAACTTTCAAGATATTTTAAACACCATAGGCCTCCTGAGCCAAGATGCTCCCCTCTATCACACCCAACTAATACGATGCTCTCTACAGGTGGCAGTACTGCTAGTGTGCCTGGCTGGTCTGAGCGCTGGCCTGCCCTCACGCCTCGGCGACCAATCGTCTGTGCCGGCCACTGCCTTGGATCCCGACCAACTCAGAGAAACCGTCACCGTTATTGAAAAGTTCATCCCGCCGCTCTTCCAGGCAATTAATGATGACAACGGAGACGCTACCGACCGCCTCAACAAAGTCGTGGAGTCCTCGCTGCTGCTGAGCCGAGAGGCCCTCAAGCTGAGGAAGCCGACCGCGAGTAACCAAGAAATCctggaggaagtggaggcggcGCGGGAGACCATGCCGCTCATCATGGACATTGTGAGGGcctccatcaactccttcaagagggACTCCTCCTTCGATGGTTTATTCGATATCCCTGACATCAAAATTAAGACCCAAAAGtaagatgtacacacacacacacacacacacacacacacacacacacacacacacacacacacacacacacacacacacacacacgttctttgATTGGTCTAAATGCACAAGCACTTAGAATAAAAACTACGCCTGCTCTTCGAAGACGCTGGAGCTGATGTACCTGCCAAAGCTACTACCATTTGTTCTAAAATCATGTCTTCCAAAAGTAAACTATCGAatgtcattattttatgtgtataactTTATTCCTTCAATCTCGCATATTCACGACTCGTAgctattattttccttcacttttttttgcaACAACGTTTTAAAATAAGAATTCCAGCTTTAAGGTGACCTGTACCTCGTTTAAAAGCTAATATAATTTCGACCTTTATCTACACCTTCTACTGGTCTAACTTAATAAAATGTGTACCTCGCAAAACTGTAACTTGTCCCTTCCTTGGTATCAATTTCATGAAGTCTCGTGAGCTATTTACGCAGATCCCTCCTCCTAATACTACTCCTGATACTAATGCCTCAGTAGACCCCATCCACTCTGGTATGGAGCGCGATCCCTCCACACCCATTCATTTGCAAGCTATAACAGAACTCTTCAATGCAaggcctccacttcctcctcagtACACTTTTCCAAGGTCTGTGTTTTGCCTGAATTTAGCTTCATGTCCTCTCCCTACCCCCGCTCCAGGTTTTAGTTTATAATGCCAATCGATGATCTCAGCTTTCTACACATCTCCCCACTCGCTTGCTAAGGAAAATGGATCCAGGATGTGGTTACTGAAGGAAGTATATGCAAAATAAAAGGAATCCAGGATAAACTAGACTccagcactcggagagtgcacacctccgccaaagatcgtcttgaaaattggtatgggcataaactgtgatcctatgcatcatatggaagcatttgtttcgaaatttgatgaaattctattttttttaaactttgacttgggcgaacttttcgaggtcaaggtgaaaagtcaaggtcaaggccatgcaaggtgcatcatatgaaagcatttgtttcgaaattcgatgaaattctattttttttggaaactttgaccttgggcgaacttttcgaggccAAGGTCAAATGTTAAGGTCCAGGCCATGCAAgatgcgtctttccatgagctaaaatatgaaccaagtttGAAGGCTTTACGATgaggagaaccgaagttatggccaaaatgacgttttgtgctacctcgaccttgacctttgacctttgacataaaaagatatccgcaaaattgtgcacaggagactgtgaccttgaccttgacctttgacctttgacataaaaaaattaatgttttttttaattctggatggacacaaagcttccctgaaaatttggttgagatatccgcaaaattgtgcacaggagactgctcacgaacaaacaaacaaacaaacaaacaaacaaataaataaatgaataaataaataaataaataaataaataaataaataaacataccgaCCCGACCGAAAGTATAACCTCCTCCatcttcgttggcggaggtaataagaTGGTTCGGTGGTGCAACTACCCGACACAACAAGGGTGACGGAGAGACCGGCGCCACAACAGTAAACAGTACTCACTACTCACCGAGCGCCCGCCACAccacctcctcgttctcctttgaCCACTGGACCGCCGCTCCGCCGGGATGGTCATAGCGGGCCTTAAGGAAGCGATCTCCCGGGGCATTGGCAAGGATGATGAAGGTGCGTTGCTCCTTGAGAGGTGACAGACAGTCCTCTCGCGGCCCGAAGTTGGTCACGTTGATCCGCCTGAGTGGCGAGGAAAGATAAGCCAGCTTAGCACGGAGGACTTGGTGTGAATCAGgacaataataacacacacacacacacacacacacacacacacacacacacacacacacacacacacacacacacacacacacaccatctgagCTCACAAAAACTTTCATTCTTCCTAAACTCACATATGCCTCTCCTTCCTGGTCCTCCAGCCTCAACATCACACAAAGCAATAAACTTGAAAAAGTACAGAAAAGAGCAGCCAGGATCATCCTTGGCACCTCATACACAGGTTACAATTATGCACTGGGTACACTGGGCCTTAAGCCGCTAAACACCCTTTATACTAACAACCTCCTCCACTTCGGCCACCAACTCCTTAACAAACCCCGCCtccgtcacctcctccctcctgctgcgCCACCTCCCCGTCGCGCCGCACGTACTCACAAGCAGCTGGTGCCTATACGCTCGCGAACTGACCGTCACAAGAACAGCCCTGTACCGACCATAGTTAGACTAATCAACAATAAATAAACCTCTCTTAACTGCTAATGCAATGCTACAAGCTCTTCTCCTTTTAtagtaattttcttttatttctccatcGATGCTAGTCATGTTTATCTTAACTCTTACTTTATTGCACCAAAGATTGTTTACATTtacattttaattttaatttactTGTATCTGCAAGGCACTTCCCATCCTATGATTGTAATTTTTCAGCCAATTTGGCTGCCAAAgcaataaaccgtatattattatcattattattattattcattatttcacacacacacacacacacacacacacacacacacacacacacacacacacacacacacacacacacacgaacaaacaagcCCTGCAGGCACCCGTTCCACTCTACTACTCCGAGATTTCCTGCTGGCGGCTCCGATAACACCAAGGAAAACAGCCGTAACATAAGCGGCAccggcggcacacacacacacacacacgcaccccaaAACATCGACGGCGCAGTATTGGTTTTGAGAATAGCCAAAAATATTTACTAAACCCTGCAGATAAGTGTTAATatcggtaatagtagtagtagtagtagtagtagtagtagtagtagtagtaagaacagAAACAACAGCGGGTTTATTAAttaccatcaacatcattattaAAATCGCTCTCGTTGCCATAATAAGTCCTGACCTTTCAGTCGTTTCCTGCACCTGCCAACCGTCTCATTTCACCTCCGGCCAATAATTACCTGATTTGTGGAaggacgtacgtgtgtgtgtgtgtgtgtgtgtgtgtgtgtgtgttgtaagctCTTTCAAGTGTCAGTCTCGAACGGCAAGCTTGGATGCGAGTCGCGACAAGTCTGTGAGGGGGACGAATCTTAACATTACCGTGATCGACGTGTAGGGGTGAGTACACATCAAGGAGAGGCTCAAGTGGTGGCTCTCTGGAGGGACTAACAGGGTTGGATGTCCCTATAGTATGTCAGCCGTTTAGCTCGAGGGGGGTTGTTTTCCGGGAGATTTCCAatgtttcttgtttctctctaATTGTCTATCAGTTCCGgtaacatgctctctctctctctctctctctctctctctctctctctctctctctctctctctctctctctctctctctctctctctctctctctctctctctctctctgcgtattcCCTATCTGCTCATTAATTTAAATGGAAACAAAATAACAGAATGATGGATGGCGTCgacaacaaataaaaataataagaacaaaaacaacaacaactgtcGAAACTGATGGAAGCgacgaaggaaaaaatgaaaaatattacGACGTCGAAGAGTCTGGTGATGACGTTGATGCCTCTTGTGATGGAAACTGTACGAGGCAGACCATTTATAGATgacaagaatgaaaaagaggaattgCTCTGTCCAGCAGCGGTACATTTTGTTCCCGGCCACCCGCATAAAACTTCCTGACCTTTCAAGAATAATGTTTAATGCAAAGCTTAGCTTGTTACTCTCCATTTTTCATGTTTCTACATTTTACAATAATAATTTATTAaagccccccatcccccctcatgTGGCAATCGGCTCTTGAGAGCTTCCAGGTAAAGTTGAATATATACCACAAGActtaaaagtatatataaaagccATGCATGACATGACATGGAGATCTACAGCTACTCCGTGGTTGCTAAAAACAGCCAGCCATGTACTGGACTTTTAGTTCGAGGCttcgcattattttttttttctggccacTTGATTCTGAATGTCAATGAGAGATCTAAGCGATTGCAAGAGCGGATAAAAGGGGCATGTGGAATGCTTAACACCATGTTTGACTGCATAGTTTATTACGTACTATGCATTATGAACTGTAACAAGCTTTGAAGGGAATGAACAGGAGCAAATCAGATGGCATAAATATAGACTTATCATAGATTCAAATGATTCGATACCATTTGGTACCATTCGAAAGAGAATATGAGTGGGAGGGGACACTCTTGGTAAGCATAGTAATGCCATGAACAGTCACCTGCCACTCTCCCTAAAGAGAAAGCTGTACAGTCAATGAAACCTGCCAGTCCTAACATGGGGTTCAGAATATTGTCGACTGGTATAATATttagataaacaaaaacaaaaaaaactcacaaagaggaatgggaagaaaaatgttGGATATAACATGGAGCGTCAGAAAGAGTGTCATGGATTAGAGAACATCAAAGTTTGAAGAAATTTAATCAGTAATCACTATAACAAGAAATGAAGGTGACAGGCCGTAGCATACGTAGAACTAAAAACAGATGTTCAACCAAGTAGCTGAGAGGCAATCCATAAATTGTAAAAGAAGTCGGAGCAGACAGAGGATCAAGGAGAGAGGTAATATTAGAGCAATTGCCGGCGAAGGAATAAGGACACTAACATCAAACATAGGTGGAGAACGTTAAGGAGgtcttagggccatatttttaaacatttctgcgcccaagaacacataatttactagtctttcgtgggagtttagggcatttccaagggtacttttatgaccctggtggtgatctgagccttcttctgtaccgtgaacctaaaagaacactcattagaactcgattaacctcctttttggcctttggaaatagttggtgtgaggggcgggagcatctgatAATACCAACCTTTGTCCTGTCGTGGCGTGCTGGTGTTGATCATTTATCAAATATATCAGTTCTCCACATGCGTCATTATTGTGCTCGTCCCGGTCTTATCAAGTTGCTGCTTTTCTTATTGGATTTCTTCACCGCCTGATGCCTCTCATCACTGAACTCTAACTATAAGTACTTATGTTAGGCTTTGAAGGTGAGTGAAGTGATTCTTCGTATTCATGTGTTTCTTTTCTACCCACGTGACTTTATCATTAATAAGGATGAAGCATATTTGGCCTCAAATCGTCCGCTGGCTGAGGGTCTGGGAGGTATTCAGCGTAAGGACACCCTTCACAGCGTTTGATGTATAAGTGAGGGCGATAAAACCATTTACAGCTGTTTTTTCATGAcgcattttttctttgctttcaaaGGACGTGAAGAAGTGCTGAGCGTTTACTCGTTTCGCAAAATTACATCAACTTATCTTTTCCACACAGTGCGGCGGCTTGGGGGGTGTGGCGCGCCGTTGACAGTGACGTGGGTACCTTCACCACGCAATTATGACCCACATATGTGAACAATGTTAtctacacaccacaccacacacgacacgacacgacacgacacgacacgacacgatccccccccccccacataaccccacaccacaccacaccacaccacacgacaccacATACACgtaacccccccccacccacacccactcacacatacacacaaggggAGAAAAGTTTGAAGCACACAACTATATGTTCCAGTTATCTTGTATGAAGATTTATGTGCTTGGGAGTAGAGTCTTGATGGATTACTCCGCCGGAAACGTAGAGTATTAGcgttatttactctctctctgtcaaccgagttagctgcccgcagaggtgtgctgtttgctgtgcgaccacgtgcttcattggacaggattaagtgttgcccttatttttactacctctctccgcctgtatctaccctctcgcagtagcgccctgtaaaacatatatacacctatacacaaaacacagtgttacactctttccgccaattctttatatatttccagattccactccgacgccacttcctacgcaggtgttcagacctacctgacctgacttgaccagattattccccagagaccagtaatcctccctccctccctctcgcgtttcgctcctcctcttctctcgcctcccctctccattgcccctcctctctctctctctcattactacccccacttgccctctctgtctctccttcctcactccctatctcgttcccaccctctctctcccccccttcctcttcctccctcctcatccctcccatctctctctctctctctctctctctctctctctctctctctctctctctctctctctctctctctctctctctctctctctctctcacttattctctctTATACACGCACGCGtacctctgccctacgaaaatcgaaaaagaaaagcaaaaatataGATACATCCTCCAAACCAATATGGCGctcaagaaatgttcgacttgcacaggaaacttctctggtcatttcttctcaggacgatcgaccgtctgcaagatctgcctgttgactcagcagatggaaacgagactccttcaacaggacgaaaggctgacggctggcgagaagaagatcaccgaactaacaagtactgttgataccttgcaggagtttatccaggccaacatcgtcgcccctcctgcaattgacgcctcatcaccctcctcacctgcactcgatgcccagccaccttccgaagaaggcacgtcacagggaaccggtagagctgacgctgaatgcttcaccccggtgagaggaggagccagacccgcccctagagccatttatcctactcattgctacaacagatttgccatactggaggaggaggacgaggaacagagcaccttcttggtcggtgactctatgattcgccatcaggtggttgaattctgtggcagagtccccgtcgtaggcgtaactactgttatcctggagctggtgttgacgacatcacagctgcactggacgaggtctccgctgtggcctctaatgactcactctttgttctccacacaggtacaaacgacgtcaccacgacccggtctgaggaactgctggacaagtaccgtaggctcatccagcagtataagactaaatccctaatattttgatttcaggaattctaccacggacatgggatgagggcgacttctacagtaaggccttcagcctcaacaaccgcctgcagactctctgcggagagcttgacgtcgaattctttaacgcctggaacgatttctacggccagagtagacttttccaaagggacggcatacacctgtcccccatcggggcagccagatttggaaggctcctcaacaacgcagtacgtaacgcccgaacaacaaaaaacgactctcagccacgtccttccatcccgcccgtgtaaatagacacctcacaccgcaacagactcgtaacattgaaccctccagtacctctattaccaagcttcaagatatcctaagagtccttagtttcaatgcgcgtagcctaagaaacaaatttgatgaactgcgatgtcttgctctgacagaaaactttgacgtaattgccataaccgaaacatttatcgacaccactaatattgatttaagttccgaatataacatagatggctacagattcttcaacaatgatcgtgtaaaccgtagagggggtggtgt
The DNA window shown above is from Eriocheir sinensis breed Jianghai 21 chromosome 3, ASM2467909v1, whole genome shotgun sequence and carries:
- the LOC127006538 gene encoding uncharacterized protein LOC127006538, giving the protein MHSQVAVLLVCLAGLSAGLPSRLGDQSSVPATALDPDQLRETVTVIEKFIPPLFQAINDDNGDATDRLNKVVESSLLLSREALKLRKPTASNQEILEEVEAARETMPLIMDIVRASINSFKRDSSFDGLFDIPDIKIKTQK